The Musa acuminata AAA Group cultivar baxijiao chromosome BXJ2-2, Cavendish_Baxijiao_AAA, whole genome shotgun sequence genome has a segment encoding these proteins:
- the LOC135605207 gene encoding receptor-like serine/threonine-protein kinase SD1-8 isoform X3, with the protein MVIWFTGTPYGNNTIVRLADSGNFFLEDRDSNTTELQSFDYLTDTLIPGMKLGLDKVTNHATKLISWLNATDPYPGAYSCTMETRGTLPEIIITKGQSLRIFRSGPWNGHVFSGIPRMGNISQLKFAFLSNEQEVYFSFDTINNSGLFRAVMDFRGVFQLLEWSATSSGWTSLWAVPQDQCDFYAFCGANAICTETSSVLCRCLQGFVPKSPANWYQNHFSDGCVRQEALSCSSDGFLHLRSVKLPDTVNATTDGNMTLNECSDWCLKNCSCMAYAVTAWSGCLTWRGDLMDLRKFNQGGDQLYVRLLASNIDSAMDNHVKKTVLVITIPTMLSFLLLASICVVLWRRRVRKQDTIMIKSKQPQTTKGLAYWTGIPAKHADQRAGPMNMMGVLSSFDLSTVKAATNNFSVGNKLGEGGFGIVYKGVLRDGKYIAVKMLSRCSSQGPDEFRNQLLLIANLQHRNLVRLLGCCIEGDERILILEYMENKSLDAFIYDKTKSALLEWKKRLHIIIGIARGLLYLHHDSYLRVVHRDLKPSNILLDKDMNPKISDFGIARIFEGDDIEENNTTRPVGTLGYMAPEYITEGVFSFKSDVFSFGVIVLEILSGKRNRVLNVADSRLNLLGHAFKLWKEDRTLEILDEALDSWTPTLEILECIRVGLLCVQENSEDRPTMAEVVMMLTNEDPQLTSPKEPITLVASSEEERSSIIQMSVMDEICSDM; encoded by the exons ATGGTTATATGGTTTACGGGCACGCCCTATGGAAATAATACCATCGTGAGGCTTGCGGACTCGGGAAACTTTTTCCTGGAAGATCGTGATTCGAACACTACAGAGTTGCAAAGCTTTGACTATTTGACTGATACGTTGATACCAGGCATGAAGCTTggattggataaggtaaccaaccaTGCAACAAAGCTCATATCATGGCTGAATGCTACAGACCCCTATCCGGGTGCCTACTCCTGCACCATGGAAACTCGAGGCACACTACCGGAGATCATTATAACAAAGGGTCAATCCTTGAGAATTTTCCGGAGTGGCCCATGGAATGGACATGTGTTTAGTGGCATTCCACGGATGGGAAATATTAGCCAGCTGAAGTttgcatttttatcaaacgagcaAGAGGTCTACTTCTCATTTGATACCATAAACAACTCTGGTCTGTTTCGGGCTGTGATGGATTTCAGAGGAGTGTTTCAGCTGTTAGAATGGTCGGCCACAAGCAGTGGATGGACCTCCCTGTGGGCCGTGCCACAAGATCAGTGTGACTTTTATGCTTTCTGTGGAGCTAATGCTATTTGCACCGAAACCTCATCAGTTCTCTGCCGATGTCTGCAAGGATTTGTTCCAAAGTCTCCTGCGAATTGGTACCAGAATCATTTTTCTGATGGATGCGTGAGACAAGAGGCTTTGAGTTGTTCATCCGATGGGTTCTTACATTTGCGATCAGTGAAGCTACCTGATACTGTGAATGCTACTACAGATGGCAACATGACCCTCAACGAGTGTAGCGATTGGTGCTTGAAGAATTGTTCTTGCATGGCATATGCTGTCACTGCATGGAGTGGTTGTTTGACTTGGCGTGGTGATCTGATGGACCTTAGGAAGTTTAATCAAGGAGGGGATCAGCTTTATGTTCGGCTTTTGGCTTCCAACATAG ATTCTGCAATGGACAATCATGTTAAGAAGACTGTGTTGGTCATAACCATCCCAACAATGCTGAGCTTTCTTTTGCTGGCAAGTATATGTGTAGTTTTGTGGCGGAGAAGAGTAAGAAAACAAG ACACCATTATGATCAAGTCAAAGCAGCCACAGACTACGAAAGGACTTGCTTACTGGACTGGCATTCCTGCAAAACATGCGGATCAGAGAGCTG gTCCAATGAATATGATGGGGGTGCTGTCTTCATTTGATTTGTCTACCGTAAAGGCTGCAACTAATAACTTCTCAGTTGGAAACAAACTCGGAGAAGGTGGATTTGGCATTGTTTACAAG GGCGTGTTGCGAGATGGAAAATACATCGCTGTCAAAATGTTGTCAAGGTGCTCGTCACAAGGTCCTGATGAGTTCCGAAATCAGCTTTTACTAATTGCCAACTTGCAGCATAGGAATCTTGTTCGCCTACTTGGTTGTTGCATCGAAGGAGATGAGCGCATTCTGATCTTGGAGTATATGGAAAACAAGAGTTTGGATGCCTTCATATATG ATAAAACAAAGAGTGCACTGCTGGAGTGGAAAAAGCGTCTTCACATTATTATTGGGATTGCTCGAGGACTTCTATACCTGCATCATGACTCTTACTTGAGGGTTGTTCATCGAGATCTTAAACCAAGCAACATCCTTCTTGACAAGGACATGAATCCAAAAATATCCGACTTCGGGATAGCAAGAATTTTTGAAGGAGATGACATTGAAGAGAATAATACTACAAGACCAGTCGGAACACT TGGATACATGGCGCCCGAGTACATAACGGAAGgagtcttttctttcaaatctgatgtTTTCAGCTTTGGTGTAATAGTGTTAGAAATCCTAAGTGGTAAGCGAAATAGAGTGCTTAATGTGGCAGATTCACGGCTAAACCTTTTAGGACAT GCGTTCAAGTTATGGAAGGAAGACAGGACTCTAGAGATACTCGATGAAGCGCTCGATTCATGGACGCCTACATTGGAGATTTTGGAATGCATCCGAGTAGGTCTTTTGTGCGTGCAAGAAAACAGCGAAGACAGACCGACAATGGCAGAGGTTGTGATGATGCTAACTAATGAAGATCCGCAACTAACTTCACCAAAAGAGCCGATCACTTTAGTGGCAAGTTCTGAAGAAGAACGATCGTCCATTATTCAAATGAGTGTCATGGATGAAATTTGTTCTGATATgtaa
- the LOC135605207 gene encoding receptor-like serine/threonine-protein kinase SD1-8 isoform X2: protein MTIRETRVPLTVERDTIVPGEYFYDGQNLISANGKFELGFFNPGDASNAYVGIWYHNITDKTALWVLNNLAPVTVSPGYLHLTGDGNLELCNASDMVIWFTGTPYGNNTIVRLADSGNFFLEDRDSNTTELQSFDYLTDTLIPGMKLGLDKVTNHATKLISWLNATDPYPGAYSCTMETRGTLPEIIITKGQSLRIFRSGPWNGHVFSGIPRMGNISQLKFAFLSNEQEVYFSFDTINNSGLFRAVMDFRGVFQLLEWSATSSGWTSLWAVPQDQCDFYAFCGANAICTETSSVLCRCLQGFVPKSPANWYQNHFSDGCVRQEALSCSSDGFLHLRSVKLPDTVNATTDGNMTLNECSDWCLKNCSCMAYAVTAWSGCLTWRGDLMDLRKFNQGGDQLYVRLLASNIDSAMDNHVKKTVLVITIPTMLSFLLLASICVVLWRRRVRKQDTIMIKSKQPQTTKGLAYWTGIPAKHADQRAGPMNMMGVLSSFDLSTVKAATNNFSVGNKLGEGGFGIVYKGVLRDGKYIAVKMLSRCSSQGPDEFRNQLLLIANLQHRNLVRLLGCCIEGDERILILEYMENKSLDAFIYDKTKSALLEWKKRLHIIIGIARGLLYLHHDSYLRVVHRDLKPSNILLDKDMNPKISDFGIARIFEGDDIEENNTTRPVGTLGYMAPEYITEGVFSFKSDVFSFGVIVLEILSGKRNRVLNVADSRLNLLGHAFKLWKEDRTLEILDEALDSWTPTLEILECIRVGLLCVQENSEDRPTMAEVVMMLTNEDPQLTSPKEPITLVASSEEERSSIIQMSVMDEICSDM from the exons ATGACGATTCGAGAGACTAGAGTTCCTCTCACGGTTGAGC GAGACACGATAGTTCCAGGTGAATATTTTTACGACGGGCAGAACCTGATCTCCGCAAATGGAAAATTCGAGCTTGGTTTCTTCAACCCTGGGGATGCAAGTAACGCTTATGTTGGGATTTGGTACCATAACATCACAGATAAGACAGCATTATGGGTCCTTAACAACCTTGCACCAGTCACCGTTTCTCCTGGATATCTTCACCTCACTGGTGATGGAAATTTAGAGCTATGCAATGCTTCTGACATGGTTATATGGTTTACGGGCACGCCCTATGGAAATAATACCATCGTGAGGCTTGCGGACTCGGGAAACTTTTTCCTGGAAGATCGTGATTCGAACACTACAGAGTTGCAAAGCTTTGACTATTTGACTGATACGTTGATACCAGGCATGAAGCTTggattggataaggtaaccaaccaTGCAACAAAGCTCATATCATGGCTGAATGCTACAGACCCCTATCCGGGTGCCTACTCCTGCACCATGGAAACTCGAGGCACACTACCGGAGATCATTATAACAAAGGGTCAATCCTTGAGAATTTTCCGGAGTGGCCCATGGAATGGACATGTGTTTAGTGGCATTCCACGGATGGGAAATATTAGCCAGCTGAAGTttgcatttttatcaaacgagcaAGAGGTCTACTTCTCATTTGATACCATAAACAACTCTGGTCTGTTTCGGGCTGTGATGGATTTCAGAGGAGTGTTTCAGCTGTTAGAATGGTCGGCCACAAGCAGTGGATGGACCTCCCTGTGGGCCGTGCCACAAGATCAGTGTGACTTTTATGCTTTCTGTGGAGCTAATGCTATTTGCACCGAAACCTCATCAGTTCTCTGCCGATGTCTGCAAGGATTTGTTCCAAAGTCTCCTGCGAATTGGTACCAGAATCATTTTTCTGATGGATGCGTGAGACAAGAGGCTTTGAGTTGTTCATCCGATGGGTTCTTACATTTGCGATCAGTGAAGCTACCTGATACTGTGAATGCTACTACAGATGGCAACATGACCCTCAACGAGTGTAGCGATTGGTGCTTGAAGAATTGTTCTTGCATGGCATATGCTGTCACTGCATGGAGTGGTTGTTTGACTTGGCGTGGTGATCTGATGGACCTTAGGAAGTTTAATCAAGGAGGGGATCAGCTTTATGTTCGGCTTTTGGCTTCCAACATAG ATTCTGCAATGGACAATCATGTTAAGAAGACTGTGTTGGTCATAACCATCCCAACAATGCTGAGCTTTCTTTTGCTGGCAAGTATATGTGTAGTTTTGTGGCGGAGAAGAGTAAGAAAACAAG ACACCATTATGATCAAGTCAAAGCAGCCACAGACTACGAAAGGACTTGCTTACTGGACTGGCATTCCTGCAAAACATGCGGATCAGAGAGCTG gTCCAATGAATATGATGGGGGTGCTGTCTTCATTTGATTTGTCTACCGTAAAGGCTGCAACTAATAACTTCTCAGTTGGAAACAAACTCGGAGAAGGTGGATTTGGCATTGTTTACAAG GGCGTGTTGCGAGATGGAAAATACATCGCTGTCAAAATGTTGTCAAGGTGCTCGTCACAAGGTCCTGATGAGTTCCGAAATCAGCTTTTACTAATTGCCAACTTGCAGCATAGGAATCTTGTTCGCCTACTTGGTTGTTGCATCGAAGGAGATGAGCGCATTCTGATCTTGGAGTATATGGAAAACAAGAGTTTGGATGCCTTCATATATG ATAAAACAAAGAGTGCACTGCTGGAGTGGAAAAAGCGTCTTCACATTATTATTGGGATTGCTCGAGGACTTCTATACCTGCATCATGACTCTTACTTGAGGGTTGTTCATCGAGATCTTAAACCAAGCAACATCCTTCTTGACAAGGACATGAATCCAAAAATATCCGACTTCGGGATAGCAAGAATTTTTGAAGGAGATGACATTGAAGAGAATAATACTACAAGACCAGTCGGAACACT TGGATACATGGCGCCCGAGTACATAACGGAAGgagtcttttctttcaaatctgatgtTTTCAGCTTTGGTGTAATAGTGTTAGAAATCCTAAGTGGTAAGCGAAATAGAGTGCTTAATGTGGCAGATTCACGGCTAAACCTTTTAGGACAT GCGTTCAAGTTATGGAAGGAAGACAGGACTCTAGAGATACTCGATGAAGCGCTCGATTCATGGACGCCTACATTGGAGATTTTGGAATGCATCCGAGTAGGTCTTTTGTGCGTGCAAGAAAACAGCGAAGACAGACCGACAATGGCAGAGGTTGTGATGATGCTAACTAATGAAGATCCGCAACTAACTTCACCAAAAGAGCCGATCACTTTAGTGGCAAGTTCTGAAGAAGAACGATCGTCCATTATTCAAATGAGTGTCATGGATGAAATTTGTTCTGATATgtaa
- the LOC135605207 gene encoding receptor-like serine/threonine-protein kinase SD1-8 isoform X1: protein MSSSSFIFPFFLVSLLLRCSLSSTTTADPFCNNGYCTTNDTQESSRKYLLSASHASAASSYFGDTIVPGEYFYDGQNLISANGKFELGFFNPGDASNAYVGIWYHNITDKTALWVLNNLAPVTVSPGYLHLTGDGNLELCNASDMVIWFTGTPYGNNTIVRLADSGNFFLEDRDSNTTELQSFDYLTDTLIPGMKLGLDKVTNHATKLISWLNATDPYPGAYSCTMETRGTLPEIIITKGQSLRIFRSGPWNGHVFSGIPRMGNISQLKFAFLSNEQEVYFSFDTINNSGLFRAVMDFRGVFQLLEWSATSSGWTSLWAVPQDQCDFYAFCGANAICTETSSVLCRCLQGFVPKSPANWYQNHFSDGCVRQEALSCSSDGFLHLRSVKLPDTVNATTDGNMTLNECSDWCLKNCSCMAYAVTAWSGCLTWRGDLMDLRKFNQGGDQLYVRLLASNIDSAMDNHVKKTVLVITIPTMLSFLLLASICVVLWRRRVRKQDTIMIKSKQPQTTKGLAYWTGIPAKHADQRAGPMNMMGVLSSFDLSTVKAATNNFSVGNKLGEGGFGIVYKGVLRDGKYIAVKMLSRCSSQGPDEFRNQLLLIANLQHRNLVRLLGCCIEGDERILILEYMENKSLDAFIYDKTKSALLEWKKRLHIIIGIARGLLYLHHDSYLRVVHRDLKPSNILLDKDMNPKISDFGIARIFEGDDIEENNTTRPVGTLGYMAPEYITEGVFSFKSDVFSFGVIVLEILSGKRNRVLNVADSRLNLLGHAFKLWKEDRTLEILDEALDSWTPTLEILECIRVGLLCVQENSEDRPTMAEVVMMLTNEDPQLTSPKEPITLVASSEEERSSIIQMSVMDEICSDM, encoded by the exons ATGTCCTCCTCTTCCTttatcttccctttctttctcgtctccctcctcctccgctgTTCTCtttcctccaccaccaccgccgATCCCTTCTGCAACAACGGCTACTGCACGACCAACGACACCCAAGAATCCAGCCGGAAGTACTTGCTCTCTGCCTCCCATGCGTCCGCTGCCAGTAGCTACTTCG GAGACACGATAGTTCCAGGTGAATATTTTTACGACGGGCAGAACCTGATCTCCGCAAATGGAAAATTCGAGCTTGGTTTCTTCAACCCTGGGGATGCAAGTAACGCTTATGTTGGGATTTGGTACCATAACATCACAGATAAGACAGCATTATGGGTCCTTAACAACCTTGCACCAGTCACCGTTTCTCCTGGATATCTTCACCTCACTGGTGATGGAAATTTAGAGCTATGCAATGCTTCTGACATGGTTATATGGTTTACGGGCACGCCCTATGGAAATAATACCATCGTGAGGCTTGCGGACTCGGGAAACTTTTTCCTGGAAGATCGTGATTCGAACACTACAGAGTTGCAAAGCTTTGACTATTTGACTGATACGTTGATACCAGGCATGAAGCTTggattggataaggtaaccaaccaTGCAACAAAGCTCATATCATGGCTGAATGCTACAGACCCCTATCCGGGTGCCTACTCCTGCACCATGGAAACTCGAGGCACACTACCGGAGATCATTATAACAAAGGGTCAATCCTTGAGAATTTTCCGGAGTGGCCCATGGAATGGACATGTGTTTAGTGGCATTCCACGGATGGGAAATATTAGCCAGCTGAAGTttgcatttttatcaaacgagcaAGAGGTCTACTTCTCATTTGATACCATAAACAACTCTGGTCTGTTTCGGGCTGTGATGGATTTCAGAGGAGTGTTTCAGCTGTTAGAATGGTCGGCCACAAGCAGTGGATGGACCTCCCTGTGGGCCGTGCCACAAGATCAGTGTGACTTTTATGCTTTCTGTGGAGCTAATGCTATTTGCACCGAAACCTCATCAGTTCTCTGCCGATGTCTGCAAGGATTTGTTCCAAAGTCTCCTGCGAATTGGTACCAGAATCATTTTTCTGATGGATGCGTGAGACAAGAGGCTTTGAGTTGTTCATCCGATGGGTTCTTACATTTGCGATCAGTGAAGCTACCTGATACTGTGAATGCTACTACAGATGGCAACATGACCCTCAACGAGTGTAGCGATTGGTGCTTGAAGAATTGTTCTTGCATGGCATATGCTGTCACTGCATGGAGTGGTTGTTTGACTTGGCGTGGTGATCTGATGGACCTTAGGAAGTTTAATCAAGGAGGGGATCAGCTTTATGTTCGGCTTTTGGCTTCCAACATAG ATTCTGCAATGGACAATCATGTTAAGAAGACTGTGTTGGTCATAACCATCCCAACAATGCTGAGCTTTCTTTTGCTGGCAAGTATATGTGTAGTTTTGTGGCGGAGAAGAGTAAGAAAACAAG ACACCATTATGATCAAGTCAAAGCAGCCACAGACTACGAAAGGACTTGCTTACTGGACTGGCATTCCTGCAAAACATGCGGATCAGAGAGCTG gTCCAATGAATATGATGGGGGTGCTGTCTTCATTTGATTTGTCTACCGTAAAGGCTGCAACTAATAACTTCTCAGTTGGAAACAAACTCGGAGAAGGTGGATTTGGCATTGTTTACAAG GGCGTGTTGCGAGATGGAAAATACATCGCTGTCAAAATGTTGTCAAGGTGCTCGTCACAAGGTCCTGATGAGTTCCGAAATCAGCTTTTACTAATTGCCAACTTGCAGCATAGGAATCTTGTTCGCCTACTTGGTTGTTGCATCGAAGGAGATGAGCGCATTCTGATCTTGGAGTATATGGAAAACAAGAGTTTGGATGCCTTCATATATG ATAAAACAAAGAGTGCACTGCTGGAGTGGAAAAAGCGTCTTCACATTATTATTGGGATTGCTCGAGGACTTCTATACCTGCATCATGACTCTTACTTGAGGGTTGTTCATCGAGATCTTAAACCAAGCAACATCCTTCTTGACAAGGACATGAATCCAAAAATATCCGACTTCGGGATAGCAAGAATTTTTGAAGGAGATGACATTGAAGAGAATAATACTACAAGACCAGTCGGAACACT TGGATACATGGCGCCCGAGTACATAACGGAAGgagtcttttctttcaaatctgatgtTTTCAGCTTTGGTGTAATAGTGTTAGAAATCCTAAGTGGTAAGCGAAATAGAGTGCTTAATGTGGCAGATTCACGGCTAAACCTTTTAGGACAT GCGTTCAAGTTATGGAAGGAAGACAGGACTCTAGAGATACTCGATGAAGCGCTCGATTCATGGACGCCTACATTGGAGATTTTGGAATGCATCCGAGTAGGTCTTTTGTGCGTGCAAGAAAACAGCGAAGACAGACCGACAATGGCAGAGGTTGTGATGATGCTAACTAATGAAGATCCGCAACTAACTTCACCAAAAGAGCCGATCACTTTAGTGGCAAGTTCTGAAGAAGAACGATCGTCCATTATTCAAATGAGTGTCATGGATGAAATTTGTTCTGATATgtaa
- the LOC135605207 gene encoding G-type lectin S-receptor-like serine/threonine-protein kinase At4g27290 isoform X4 gives MSSSSFIFPFFLVSLLLRCSLSSTTTADPFCNNGYCTTNDTQESSRKYLLSASHASAASSYFGDTIVPGEYFYDGQNLISANGKFELGFFNPGDASNAYVGIWYHNITDKTALWVLNNLAPVTVSPGYLHLTGDGNLELCNASDMVIWFTGTPYGNNTIVRLADSGNFFLEDRDSNTTELQSFDYLTDTLIPGMKLGLDKVTNHATKLISWLNATDPYPGAYSCTMETRGTLPEIIITKGQSLRIFRSGPWNGHVFSGIPRMGNISQLKFAFLSNEQEVYFSFDTINNSGLFRAVMDFRGVFQLLEWSATSSGWTSLWAVPQDQCDFYAFCGANAICTETSSVLCRCLQGFVPKSPANWYQNHFSDGCVRQEALSCSSDGFLHLRSVKLPDTVNATTDGNMTLNECSDWCLKNCSCMAYAVTAWSGCLTWRGDLMDLRKFNQGGDQLYVRLLASNIDSAMDNHVKKTVLVITIPTMLSFLLLASICVVLWRRRVRKQDTIMIKSKQPQTTKGLAYWTGIPAKHADQRAGPMNMMGVLSSFDLSTVKAATNNFSVGNKLGEGGFGIVYKGVLRDGKYIAVKMLSRCSSQGPDEFRNQLLLIANLQHRNLVRLLGCCIEGDERILILEYMENKSLDAFIYGLMQIKQRVHCWSGKSVFTLLLGLLEDFYTCIMTLT, from the exons ATGTCCTCCTCTTCCTttatcttccctttctttctcgtctccctcctcctccgctgTTCTCtttcctccaccaccaccgccgATCCCTTCTGCAACAACGGCTACTGCACGACCAACGACACCCAAGAATCCAGCCGGAAGTACTTGCTCTCTGCCTCCCATGCGTCCGCTGCCAGTAGCTACTTCG GAGACACGATAGTTCCAGGTGAATATTTTTACGACGGGCAGAACCTGATCTCCGCAAATGGAAAATTCGAGCTTGGTTTCTTCAACCCTGGGGATGCAAGTAACGCTTATGTTGGGATTTGGTACCATAACATCACAGATAAGACAGCATTATGGGTCCTTAACAACCTTGCACCAGTCACCGTTTCTCCTGGATATCTTCACCTCACTGGTGATGGAAATTTAGAGCTATGCAATGCTTCTGACATGGTTATATGGTTTACGGGCACGCCCTATGGAAATAATACCATCGTGAGGCTTGCGGACTCGGGAAACTTTTTCCTGGAAGATCGTGATTCGAACACTACAGAGTTGCAAAGCTTTGACTATTTGACTGATACGTTGATACCAGGCATGAAGCTTggattggataaggtaaccaaccaTGCAACAAAGCTCATATCATGGCTGAATGCTACAGACCCCTATCCGGGTGCCTACTCCTGCACCATGGAAACTCGAGGCACACTACCGGAGATCATTATAACAAAGGGTCAATCCTTGAGAATTTTCCGGAGTGGCCCATGGAATGGACATGTGTTTAGTGGCATTCCACGGATGGGAAATATTAGCCAGCTGAAGTttgcatttttatcaaacgagcaAGAGGTCTACTTCTCATTTGATACCATAAACAACTCTGGTCTGTTTCGGGCTGTGATGGATTTCAGAGGAGTGTTTCAGCTGTTAGAATGGTCGGCCACAAGCAGTGGATGGACCTCCCTGTGGGCCGTGCCACAAGATCAGTGTGACTTTTATGCTTTCTGTGGAGCTAATGCTATTTGCACCGAAACCTCATCAGTTCTCTGCCGATGTCTGCAAGGATTTGTTCCAAAGTCTCCTGCGAATTGGTACCAGAATCATTTTTCTGATGGATGCGTGAGACAAGAGGCTTTGAGTTGTTCATCCGATGGGTTCTTACATTTGCGATCAGTGAAGCTACCTGATACTGTGAATGCTACTACAGATGGCAACATGACCCTCAACGAGTGTAGCGATTGGTGCTTGAAGAATTGTTCTTGCATGGCATATGCTGTCACTGCATGGAGTGGTTGTTTGACTTGGCGTGGTGATCTGATGGACCTTAGGAAGTTTAATCAAGGAGGGGATCAGCTTTATGTTCGGCTTTTGGCTTCCAACATAG ATTCTGCAATGGACAATCATGTTAAGAAGACTGTGTTGGTCATAACCATCCCAACAATGCTGAGCTTTCTTTTGCTGGCAAGTATATGTGTAGTTTTGTGGCGGAGAAGAGTAAGAAAACAAG ACACCATTATGATCAAGTCAAAGCAGCCACAGACTACGAAAGGACTTGCTTACTGGACTGGCATTCCTGCAAAACATGCGGATCAGAGAGCTG gTCCAATGAATATGATGGGGGTGCTGTCTTCATTTGATTTGTCTACCGTAAAGGCTGCAACTAATAACTTCTCAGTTGGAAACAAACTCGGAGAAGGTGGATTTGGCATTGTTTACAAG GGCGTGTTGCGAGATGGAAAATACATCGCTGTCAAAATGTTGTCAAGGTGCTCGTCACAAGGTCCTGATGAGTTCCGAAATCAGCTTTTACTAATTGCCAACTTGCAGCATAGGAATCTTGTTCGCCTACTTGGTTGTTGCATCGAAGGAGATGAGCGCATTCTGATCTTGGAGTATATGGAAAACAAGAGTTTGGATGCCTTCATATATG GATTGATGCAGATAAAACAAAGAGTGCACTGCTGGAGTGGAAAAAGCGTCTTCACATTATTATTGGGATTGCTCGAGGACTTCTATACCTGCATCATGACTCTTACTTGA